TCAGACGCGCCGTGGCCGAAGCCCCCTCCCGGCCTTCCGGGCAGGGGGCTTCGCTACCGTTCGGTACGTGATCCTCGAACCGCTCGTCCCCGTGGACGGCGCCCTGCCCGGCCCGGTCCTCACCGAGGTCGCCACCCTCTACGCGACGAACCACGCGTTCTTCGAACTGAGCGGCGACTTCCCCGACCCGGCCCGCATCACCGTCGAGCAGGTCGCGGCCTCACTCGCCGACGAACTCGCCCACGAGGGCGCCGAGGTGCTGCTGGCCCGCTCCGCCGGCCGCCTCGTCGGCCTGGCCGCCACCCTGGCCCACAACCCGAACCCCTCCCCCGGCGACCCGGCCTCCGAGGACCCGGACCCGTGGATCGGCCTGCTCCTCATCGACTCCACCGCGCACCGCGAGGGCTACGGCCGCACCGTGGCCGCCCTCGTCGAGGACCGCTTCCGCGCGGCGGGCCGCACCGGCCTGCGCCTGGCCGTACTGGAGGCCAACACCAAGGCCCTCGCCTTCTGGCAGGCCCAGGGCTACACCCCCCTGCGCCACACCAAGGACCGCGAACTGGGCCGCCCCTGCACGGTATTGCGCAAGGCCCTGTCAACTTGACCCGGCCGTGAACGACCGGGCTTGGAGGTAGGGCGCGGCTGGCTGTCGCGTGGCCTCCTCCGTCTGAGCCACCTGGGGGGCGGCTGGGACGCGTGACTCACGCCCCGCGGTCCACACGGTCTCGCCCTTGCGGGCGAGGTTGTGGGACGCGTTGTCGTCCGCGTGCATGACGGCGCCGCAGGCGCGGCACGCGAACGTGGCCTGATCGACTCGGTTCTTCCGGTCGATGTGTCCGCACTCGGAGCATTGCTGGCTGGTGTATGCCGGATCGACGTACACCAGCGGCACCCCGGCCCGCTTCGCCTTGTAGGCGATGAACTGGCCGAGCTGGTGGAAGCTCCACGAGTGCAGTTGTGCCCGCTGGCCTTTACGGAGCCGTACCCGGTCCCGGATGCCGCCCAGGTCTTCGAGGGCGACACCGTGGCCGGTGCGTTCAGCGGTGGAGACGATGGTCTTGGAGATGACGTGGTTGACGTTCGCGGCGTGGCGCTGTTCGCGCCGGTTGCGCTTCTTGAGGAGTCGCTTGGCGGACTTGGTTCCCTTGGCCTGCAGCTTCTTTCGCAGGTCGAGCTGTCGTTTTCGGTGCCGGTTCAGACCGCGCCCGGCGGCCCGGTAGCCGGTAGACGTGGTGGCGATGTTGACGACGCCGAGATCAACGCCGATGAACCCGGCGGGGTTCTCGTTTGGCAGGGCTTCCGGGATGTCGCAGACGGCGATCAGGTAGAACTTGCCGTCGCGCTGGATCAGGTCGCACTCGCCCTTGCGGTGCTCCCGGAGCGTCTTGAACGTGCCGGGTGAGCAGGCGAAGCGGACACCTCTGAGGCGCCCAGCCGTGGTCCAGATGCTGACGGTCCTCGCGTCGTACTGCCAGGACAGACACCGGTCGTCAAAAGGCTGCGCGGCCTCCGGCCTGAACATGACCGGCTTCGACTCGGCCCTGACCCGCCGCCTCGACCCCGGCTTGCCGAGATTCCCGGCGCGGATGTTCGCCTTCAACGCGGTGTAGGCGTCACGGACCTTCTTGATCACGTGCTGTGCGGCCTGCGCTCCCAACCCACGCGTCTTCAACTCGGCATAAGTGTGCTTGCGCAGTTCGTACTCACGCGGGATACCACGCTCAAATGCCACCCGAGACACCCAGCACGCCGCCTCGTTGACCTCCCGCAAGGTCGCCGACAGCGCGGGTGCCTGCACGGCATCCGGCATCAGCTTCACCCGCACGACGAGCTTCACACCGGCAACGTAACAGCGCCCTCTGACAACGCCCGTTCCAGCGGGGAACGCAGCGAACTCCGGCGCTCCGCGCCTTCGGGTCAGGGATGTGATTCCTCCCGGGCGTAAACGCCCGGGGTTCCTCGCAAGGGTCCGCTGAACACACGGCCTACGCCTTCGGGCGGCCCTCGCCGTACAGCCAGACGTCCCACACCTTCCGCAGGTCGTGGCCCGTGCGCTGCTGCGCGTACGCGGTGAAGTCGGCGGTGCTCACGTTGCCGTGCCGGTGGTCGGTGGCCCAGCCGCGCAGCAGGTCGAAGAACTTCTCGTCCCCCACCTCCTGCCGGATCCGGTGCAGGACCATCGCGCCCCGGTAGTACACCGGGTCGTCGGAGATGTGCTCGGCGCCGGGTGGCGCGGCCGGCGGGAAGGCGTCCCAGGCGGCGTCGGCATGCGGGTCGACCGAGGTGTCACCGGCCAGGAAGGCCTCGAAGCGGCGCTGCGCGCCGATGCCGCCCCGGTCCTCCGACCACAGCCACTCCGCGTAGGTGGCGAAGCCCTCGTTGAGCCACATGTCCTTCCAGGACTTCGGCGAGACCGAGTCGCCGAACCACTGGTGGGCCAGCTCGTGCAGGACCAGCTCCTCGTCGGGCGCGCCGGAGTAGACGGGCTTGGTCTGCGTCTCCAGCGCGTACCCGAGGGTCTGCGCGGGCATCACGATCGAACCGGCGGTGGAGAAGGGGTACGGGCCGAACCTGCGGCTGCCCCACTCCACGATCTCCGGCAGCCGCGCCAGCGCCGCCTCGCTGCCCGCCGCCTGGTCGGGAGCGACGGCGTTGTAGACGGGGACCCCCGACGGGGTCCGCCCGATGCTCACCTTGAACCGCCCGACGGCGACGGTCGCCAGGTAGCTCGCCATCGGCTCCGCGCTGTGCCACACGAACTCGGTCTCGCCGTCCTCCACCTCCCGGCGGGAGCGCAGCTCGCCGTTGGACACGGCCTCGTAGCCGTCCGGCACCGTCACGGTGACGTCGTACGCGGCCTTGTCGCTCGGATGGTGGTTGCCGGGGAACCAGCCCATCGACCCCACCGGCTCGCCGACGGCGACCGCGCCGTCCTCGGTGGTGATCCAGCCCTCCTTGGAGCCGTCCGGATCGACGACCGCCTTCGGCCGCCCGGTGTAGTCCACCCGCGTACGGAAGACCTCGCCCTTCCTCAGGTCCTTGGCCGGACGCACCGTCAGCTCGTTGCCGGTGCGGTTGTGGCGGGCGCCGGCGCCCTGCACCTCCACGCCCTCGACCTTGAGGCCGCTGAAGTCGAGGTTGAAGGAGCTGAGCCCCTGCTCGGCGCGGGCGGTGATGACGGCCGTGCCGTGCAGCTCCCCGTCGGCGGGGTCGTAGGCGAGGTCCAGCTCGTAGTGCTCGACCTGGTAGCCGCCGTTGCCCGCCCGGGGGAAGTACGGATCACGCAGCCCGGACGCGCCGGGCCGCCCCTGCACCGTCGCGCCCGTACATCCCGTGGTGAGGACGAGCAGGGCGGCGACGGCGGGGACGGCGAGGCGGGTGAGCGCGCGGAGTTCCACGCACCGATCCTAAGCGGGGGCTCTGGAGCGGGCCTGGGTCCTAGTTCTGCAGGGACTCGACGCCGGCCTTGGCGAACTTCTCGTCCAGGTCACCGCTCGGGGCGCCGGCCACGCCGATGCCGGCGACCGGGGCGCCGTCGGCCTGCACGGGGGCGCCACCGCCGAGGAAGAGGGTGCCCGGGATGTCCTTCAGGTTCGGGGTCTGCGCGAGACGGCCGACGAGGACGGAGGTCGGGGCGTTCCAGGACACGGCGGTGAAGGCCTTGCGCTGCGCCGACTCGTAGGACTGCGGGCCCGCACCGTCGCCGCGCAGGGTGACGATGGTGTTGCCGTTGCGGTCGACCACCGCGACGGTGACCTTCTGGTTCTCCTTCTGGGCGGCCTCGAGCGCGGCCTGGGCGGCGCGGGTGGCGGCGCCGATCGTGAGGTGGGTCGAGGTGGTGAAGTTCGCGTTGCCGTCCTTCTTGGCGGGGGCGGCGGGCGTGGCGCTCGCGCTGACGGCACCGAAGGTCCCGGCGCCGAGGACGACGGCGAGGGCGGTACCGGTGAGAACGCGGGTGCGGGTGTTCATGGTGTGCTCCTGGGGAGGTCATCGGCTCGTCTGGCTCCCTCCAAGCTTCGGCCGCGACCCCGCCCCCACCCGTCCCCGTACCGGCTGTGCCCGACGACCACACCGGTTGACCCGGGGGTCATCCGATCGGCCGATGCGGCGGTGCGGGCCACCCGGTTTCCCTGGTCAGGGGCCCGGCCGGGGTCGGGGACGGGGTGGGGTGCCGTCCGGGACTAAAACGAGATGATTTCGGCGCAAACCCCCGCCCCACAACCCCACCACCCCAAGGCGCCGAACATCGAAGCCCGTCCCGGACGGCACCCCACCCCGCCCCCGGCCCCGGCCCCGGCCCACCCACACCCCGCCGCCCGCCCGGGCGACGCCCACCCCGCACCCCGTCCGCCCCGCACCCCGCCCGGCCAGGGCTACGGCAGCATGGACACCACCGCCCCACCACCAGGAGCCACGCCGTGAGCCGGCATCCCTCGACCGCCCCCGACACCCGCACCCTCGCCACCGTCATGCACACGGCGTTCTTCCTCCTGCTCGGCGCCTCGGTGGCCCGGTTCCTGCTCCGCCACCCCGGCGAACCCCGCACCCCCTGGGTGATCGCCCTCAGCATCGCCCTCGCCCTGCTCTACGTCCTCGGCCCCGCCGTCGGAGCCACCGGCGCGACCGGCACCACCCCCGCCGCCCCCGCCACCGGCGCCCCCGCGCCCCCCACCCTCCGCCGGCGGCTCTGGCTCGGCCTGGTCGTGGCCACCTGGGTGGTCCTGGTGGTCCTCGCCCCGAGCTTCGCCTGGTGCGCCGTACCGCTCTTCTTCACGGCCCTGCGCACCCTGCCCCCGCGCGCCGCGGTGGGCCTGGTCGCCGTGCTCACCGTCTTCGTGGTCATCGCCCAGCTCAAGCTGTCCACCGCCTTCGACCCCAACCTCCTCCTGGCCCCACCCGCCATCGCCGCCCTCGCCACGGCCGTCTTCGTCCACATGGAGCGCCAGGCACAGGCCCAGCGCGCGCTCATCGACGACCTGATCCGCACCCGCCGGGAACTCGCCGCCACCGAACGCCGCGAAGGCACCCTCGCCGAACGTCAGCGGCTGTCCATGGAGATCCACGACACCCTGGCCCAGCACCTGTCCAGCCAGCAGATGCTGCTCCAGGCCGCCGACCGCACCTGGGACACCGACCCGGACACCGCCCGCGCGCACGTCCGTACCGCCAACGGCATCGCGGCACGCGGCCTCGCCGAAGCCCGCCGCCTGGTCCACGACCTGGCCCCGCCCGAGCTGGACAACGGCGCCGGCCTCGCCGACGCCCTGCGCGCGCTGGACGCCGGCCCCGACATCGAAGTCCGCTTCCACCTGGAGGGCGCCCCCACCCCCCTCCCCGACCGCACCGAATCCGCCCTGCTGCGCATCGCCCAGGGCGCCCTGGCCAACGTCCGCGAACACGCGAACGCGCACACCGCCGCCCTCACCCTCAGCTTCCTCGGCGACCAGGTGGTCCTGGACATCGCGGACGACGGCGAGGGCTTCACCGCCGCCGCCTCCAGCCCCGACCGCGGCCACGGCCTGCCGGCGATGCGCGCCCGCGTGCGGCAGCTCGGCGGCACCCTGACGATCGAATCCACCCCCGGCGAGGGCACCGTCCTCTCGGCCTCAATCCCCCTGGAGCCCACAGGATGACGACGATCCTCCTCTGCGACGACCACGTGGTGGTCCGCGCCGGACTCCTCGCGCTCCTCGGCAGCGAACCGGACATCGAGGTGCTCGGCGAAGCGGGCAGCGGCGAGGAGGCGGTCGCCCTGGCCGCGAAGCTCCGCCCGGACGTGGTCCTGATGGACCTCCAGCTGGGCGAGGGCATCGACGGCGTCGAGGCGACCCGCCGCATCACCGCCCTCCCCCGGCCCCCGCACGTCCTCGTCCTCACCACGTACGACACGGACGCGGACATCACCCGCGCGATCGGCGCCGGCGCGACGGGCTACCTCCTGAAGGCGGAACGCCCGGAGGAACTGTTCGCCGCCATCCACTCGGCGGCGGCGGGCCGCACCACCCTCTCCGCGCCCGTCGCCAGCCGCGTGATGGCCCACATGCGCGGCACCCGCCCCACCCTGACGGACCGCGAACTGGACATCCTGGGCCAGCTGGCCCGCGGCCTCGGCAACCGCGACATCGCCCGCGCGCTGTTCATCAGCGAAGCCACGGTCAAGACCCACCTGGGCCGCATCTACGACAAACTCGGCGTCGACACCCGCGCGGGCGCGGTGGCGGTAGCCAAGGAACAACGGCTGTTGCCTTCTTAACGCACCGCACCATTCCCCGACGCACCGCTCGCACGGCTCGGCGCCGGGGCGCCTCTCCGGCTTCGCGCCGCTGCGCCGGACTCCGTCCGCCGATGCCGGGGCGGGGCCAGGGGCCCGGGCTGGGGTCCGGCCGCCGCCTGCGGGTGGTGGCCGCTGCGCGGTGCTGTCCCCTACCCGCCCTTCCACCGTTCCCCGGGCTCCGCCCGGACCCGGGGCTGGGCCTCGGCGACGGGCCCGCAAACGACCGACTCGCCGCAACAATCCAGCCCCGCTGGCGTTTGACGGCTACCGCAGCCAAACCCAGCCCCGCCGGCGATTGAGGCGCGGGGGCCCGGGGGCTGGCCCCCGGCAACGGACCCGCACACGCACCGCCACCCCGCAGGCGCACCGCCACCGCAACCAAACTCAGCCCCGCCGGCGTTTGAGGCGCAGGGGTCCGGGGGCTGGCCCCCGGCAGCGGACCCGCAGGCGGACGGCCACCGCACGCACAACCAGCCCCGCCGGCGTTTGAGGCGCAGGGGTTCCGGGGGCCGGCCCGGCAGCGGCAGCCCCCCACGCCCCCGCCGGAGGCAACGGCAGGGGGGATCCGGACACTCCGCCCCCCTCTTCGGACAACCCCGGCGGAGCCCCACCACACCCCCCACCCCCAGTGGCACGCTCGGCCCCGCCGCCACCCGGCAACCCGCGAAGGAGCCCGCGTGTCACACCCCCGCCGCCTCGCCGCCGCCGCCGCCGTCCTGCTCGGCGCAGCCGCCCTCGCAGCCACCACCCCCCAAACCACCGCCACCGCCACCGGAACCGGCCACAGCCAGTACTCCGGCACCGTCCCCCTCGGCACCACCTACACCGGCACCGCCTACCAGCTGACCGACCCCTCCCGCGGCGGCCAACGCACCCTCGACGCCCTCAACCAGACCAACAACCCCGGCGTCCCCTTCAACGACGCCGACAACGTCTGGGGCGACGGCACCCCCGCCCACCGCCAGACCGCCGCCGTCGACGTCCACTACGCCACCGCCGTGACCTGGGACTTCTACAAGGCCGCCTTCAACCGCAACGGCGTCCGCGGCGACGGCGTCGGCACCACCTCCCGCGTCCACTACGGCACCGGCTTCGGCAACGCCTTCTGGAGCGACAGCTGCGCCTGC
The Streptomyces sp. NBC_00091 genome window above contains:
- a CDS encoding GNAT family N-acetyltransferase, with protein sequence MILEPLVPVDGALPGPVLTEVATLYATNHAFFELSGDFPDPARITVEQVAASLADELAHEGAEVLLARSAGRLVGLAATLAHNPNPSPGDPASEDPDPWIGLLLIDSTAHREGYGRTVAALVEDRFRAAGRTGLRLAVLEANTKALAFWQAQGYTPLRHTKDRELGRPCTVLRKALST
- a CDS encoding response regulator transcription factor, translating into MTTILLCDDHVVVRAGLLALLGSEPDIEVLGEAGSGEEAVALAAKLRPDVVLMDLQLGEGIDGVEATRRITALPRPPHVLVLTTYDTDADITRAIGAGATGYLLKAERPEELFAAIHSAAAGRTTLSAPVASRVMAHMRGTRPTLTDRELDILGQLARGLGNRDIARALFISEATVKTHLGRIYDKLGVDTRAGAVAVAKEQRLLPS
- a CDS encoding M1 family metallopeptidase, which translates into the protein MELRALTRLAVPAVAALLVLTTGCTGATVQGRPGASGLRDPYFPRAGNGGYQVEHYELDLAYDPADGELHGTAVITARAEQGLSSFNLDFSGLKVEGVEVQGAGARHNRTGNELTVRPAKDLRKGEVFRTRVDYTGRPKAVVDPDGSKEGWITTEDGAVAVGEPVGSMGWFPGNHHPSDKAAYDVTVTVPDGYEAVSNGELRSRREVEDGETEFVWHSAEPMASYLATVAVGRFKVSIGRTPSGVPVYNAVAPDQAAGSEAALARLPEIVEWGSRRFGPYPFSTAGSIVMPAQTLGYALETQTKPVYSGAPDEELVLHELAHQWFGDSVSPKSWKDMWLNEGFATYAEWLWSEDRGGIGAQRRFEAFLAGDTSVDPHADAAWDAFPPAAPPGAEHISDDPVYYRGAMVLHRIRQEVGDEKFFDLLRGWATDHRHGNVSTADFTAYAQQRTGHDLRKVWDVWLYGEGRPKA
- a CDS encoding transposase is translated as MPDAVQAPALSATLREVNEAACWVSRVAFERGIPREYELRKHTYAELKTRGLGAQAAQHVIKKVRDAYTALKANIRAGNLGKPGSRRRVRAESKPVMFRPEAAQPFDDRCLSWQYDARTVSIWTTAGRLRGVRFACSPGTFKTLREHRKGECDLIQRDGKFYLIAVCDIPEALPNENPAGFIGVDLGVVNIATTSTGYRAAGRGLNRHRKRQLDLRKKLQAKGTKSAKRLLKKRNRREQRHAANVNHVISKTIVSTAERTGHGVALEDLGGIRDRVRLRKGQRAQLHSWSFHQLGQFIAYKAKRAGVPLVYVDPAYTSQQCSECGHIDRKNRVDQATFACRACGAVMHADDNASHNLARKGETVWTAGRESRVPAAPQVAQTEEATRQPAAPYLQARSFTAGSS
- a CDS encoding heme-binding protein, whose protein sequence is MNTRTRVLTGTALAVVLGAGTFGAVSASATPAAPAKKDGNANFTTSTHLTIGAATRAAQAALEAAQKENQKVTVAVVDRNGNTIVTLRGDGAGPQSYESAQRKAFTAVSWNAPTSVLVGRLAQTPNLKDIPGTLFLGGGAPVQADGAPVAGIGVAGAPSGDLDEKFAKAGVESLQN
- a CDS encoding sensor histidine kinase; the encoded protein is MHTAFFLLLGASVARFLLRHPGEPRTPWVIALSIALALLYVLGPAVGATGATGTTPAAPATGAPAPPTLRRRLWLGLVVATWVVLVVLAPSFAWCAVPLFFTALRTLPPRAAVGLVAVLTVFVVIAQLKLSTAFDPNLLLAPPAIAALATAVFVHMERQAQAQRALIDDLIRTRRELAATERREGTLAERQRLSMEIHDTLAQHLSSQQMLLQAADRTWDTDPDTARAHVRTANGIAARGLAEARRLVHDLAPPELDNGAGLADALRALDAGPDIEVRFHLEGAPTPLPDRTESALLRIAQGALANVREHANAHTAALTLSFLGDQVVLDIADDGEGFTAAASSPDRGHGLPAMRARVRQLGGTLTIESTPGEGTVLSASIPLEPTG